The following are encoded in a window of Microcaecilia unicolor chromosome 7, aMicUni1.1, whole genome shotgun sequence genomic DNA:
- the LOC115474716 gene encoding protein CXorf40A-like, which yields MRVGCLSFRQPYAGLILNGVKTIETRWRPFLAEYKNCTIAVHIAYKDWEDTAWSDVLLNRLGMTPGQVQELIDKGETFGRGVIAGLVDIGETWQCSEDLSPEELGELESKALLTDLEQKYLTVVSNPRWLLEPLPTRGAKDIWQVTIPNDLIPLEH from the exons ATGAGGGTTGGTTGCCTTTCATTCCGGCAGCCTTATGCTGGATTGATTTTAAATGGAGTGAAGACGATAGAGACTCGCTGGCGGCCATTCCTGGCTGAGTACAAGAACTGCACTATTGCCGTTCACATAGCTTACAAAGACTGGGAAGATACAGCATGGAGTGATGTCCTTCTGAACAGACTCGGCATGACACCTGGTCAAGTTCAAGAGTTAATAGATAAGGGGGAAACATTTGGTAGAGGAGTCATTGCTG GGTTAGTTGACATTGGAGAGACATGGCAGTGTTCTGAAGACCTGAGTCCCGAAGAACTTGGGGAACTTGAAAGTAAAGCTTTACTGACAGACTTGGAGCAAAAATACCTGACAGTTGTTTccaatccaagatggctgctggaaCCACTTCCCACCAGAGGTGCCAAAGATATATGGCAGGTGACCATCCCTAATGACCTGATCCCCTTGGAGCACTAG